The window TCCCGCCGTGCGTGCGCTGATGGCGCAAGCGGGCCTGACTTTCGACACGCTGGATGCGGTGGTGTTCGGGCGCGGCCCCGGCTCGTTCACCGGGCTGCGCACCGCCTGTGCCGTGGCCCAGGGTCTGGCCTTTGGTGCCAAGGGCGGGCAAGGTGTGCCGGTCTTGCCCGTAGACACCCTGCTGGCCGTGGCCGAGGAAGCCCGCCATCAGCACGGCTGCACCCAGGTGGTGGCGGTGCTGGATGCGCGCATGGACGAGGTCTACCACGCGCACTGCGAGTGGCTGCCCGCCGAAGCCCGCTGGCAGGCCGACGAAGACTTCGGCCTGGGGGCGCCCGAGTCGGTGCAGCCCCCAACAGGCTGGACGGTGGCTGGCAACGCCCGCGCGCCCTACGGCGACCGGTTGGCGCCTACCGCCCCGCACCTCATGGCCTTGCCTACCGCCGCAGCCCTGCTGCGCCTGGCGCCCGCGCTGATCACCGCCGGCCATGCCGTGGCCGCCAGTGACGCCCTGCCGCGCTATATCCGCGATAAAGTGGCGCAAACCACCGCCGAACGCGCCGCACTGCGTGCCGCCCAGGCAGCGGCAACGCCCTGAGAAGGGGTGAACGAATCCCTCATGAGCGCACTGCCCACCTCCTCCGCATCGCCGTCCGGCGCCAGCCCCACCCGCCCCGAGGCACGCTTCGAGGCCCTGACCCTGGCGCGGCTCGATGCCGTGCTGGCCGTGGAGCAACTCGCCTATTCGCACCCCTGGACCCGCGGCAACTTCACCGACGCCATGGCCTCGGGCTACGAGGCGCAGCTGCTGATGGCGGACGAGCATCTGCTGGGTTACTTTGTGGCCATGATGGGCGTGGATGAGGTGCACCTGCTCAACATCACCGTCACCCCCGAGTACCAGCGCCAGGGCTGGGCCCGCGTGCTGCTGGACGCCCTGGCCCTGTGGTCACGCGGGCGCGGTGCACAATGGCTGTGGCTGGAGGTGCGGGTGAGCAACCTGCGCGCCCAGCAGATCTACCAGACCCACGGATTCCGCCGCGTGGGCGACCGCAAGCGTTACTACCCTGCAGCACACGGACAGCGCGAAGACGCCGTGGTCATGAGCCTGGCTCTCTGACCCCACGCCGCACCCGACCCTGCTGAACCTCTGATGGCCTGTTTTCTTTCTGTATGAGCCTCCACCTCAATGCGCGACAGCGCGCCATGCTGCAAGAAATGGGCGTCACCGTGTGGGGCCCAGCGCCGGCCATGGATGCGCCCCAGCAGCCCCCGGCAAGCGCCCCTGCTGTCGCAGTGGCAGCACCCGTCGTGGCGCCGCCGCGCGCCCAGCCCCAGGCCCCGTCGTCCCCCACGCTTGCCGAGCGCCCCCAGGCGCCGCCGGTCCACACCACCAGCCGCAGCGCACCCCCAGCCATCGCACCTGCAGGCGCAGGCCCGGCCGCGCCCGCCCTGCGCCTGCACCCTGCGCAGGCGCTCTACCCCGCCGCCGACCCGGCGCAAACGCCCGCCGGGCTGGGCCGGGGCTGGCTCATCGTGACCGAGAGCATGACCCCTGCCGAGCCCCTTGGCGGCGACGCGGGCCGTTTGCTCGACAACATGCTGCGGGCCATGCAACTGCACCAACATCCGCGCGTGTTCGTGACTACGCTGGAGCGCTCTGCGCCCGGCACGGAAGCCAGCGCGGACATTCCGGCC of the Acidovorax sp. 107 genome contains:
- the tsaB gene encoding tRNA (adenosine(37)-N6)-threonylcarbamoyltransferase complex dimerization subunit type 1 TsaB, whose protein sequence is MNLLAFDTSTDTLSIAVQHGDGVWQHQGPGGPQASAALIPAVRALMAQAGLTFDTLDAVVFGRGPGSFTGLRTACAVAQGLAFGAKGGQGVPVLPVDTLLAVAEEARHQHGCTQVVAVLDARMDEVYHAHCEWLPAEARWQADEDFGLGAPESVQPPTGWTVAGNARAPYGDRLAPTAPHLMALPTAAALLRLAPALITAGHAVAASDALPRYIRDKVAQTTAERAALRAAQAAATP
- the rimI gene encoding ribosomal protein S18-alanine N-acetyltransferase, whose product is MSALPTSSASPSGASPTRPEARFEALTLARLDAVLAVEQLAYSHPWTRGNFTDAMASGYEAQLLMADEHLLGYFVAMMGVDEVHLLNITVTPEYQRQGWARVLLDALALWSRGRGAQWLWLEVRVSNLRAQQIYQTHGFRRVGDRKRYYPAAHGQREDAVVMSLAL
- a CDS encoding uracil-DNA glycosylase family protein, with translation MSLHLNARQRAMLQEMGVTVWGPAPAMDAPQQPPASAPAVAVAAPVVAPPRAQPQAPSSPTLAERPQAPPVHTTSRSAPPAIAPAGAGPAAPALRLHPAQALYPAADPAQTPAGLGRGWLIVTESMTPAEPLGGDAGRLLDNMLRAMQLHQHPRVFVTTLERSAPGTEASADIPATLADTVDRLQPAMVLVLGHVAARAALGRTEPLGRLRAGPHVLAGCPAVVTYDPAFLLRSQDNKAAAWADLCRALAMVRSAEG